A single region of the Jatrophihabitans sp. GAS493 genome encodes:
- a CDS encoding peroxidase family protein — translation MFPQLPKSINHLIPKLVGPLRDVPAVRGLLSGLIINEFSYSTTLRPRPLSLMSDYTSWESLTDRSYSGRHLPPASDETMAALPPLADVVALFRRDEEIKSTDTSVMFMFFAQWFVDSFLATDMVDFRRNHSNHEIDLCEIYGLSPSQTDLLRAHEGGRLKSQLIDGEEYPQFYFQPRDPGAALAVKPEFIGLFDENFVLNVILGDAPDDRKDSFFAVGLAHGNSTIGNTIMNIVWLREHNRLAGLLAAEYPEWDDERVFQTARNVTIVLLLKIVVEEYIKHIGPWDVPVEMVNLIADGERWNRTNWAAVEFNILYRWHMLVPDAIGSGPDEIGPDAVRNNNPLVISEGIEALMRHCSNVLAGKIGLFNTPTFLVDRHGDSPSIEERTVQLGRQARLRSYNEYRVAYGYKAMSSYSELTHDKVVQQRLEALYGDIDNLEWYVGIFAEGYPDYMMMGELLTSMVANDAFTQALTNPLLARHVYSPQTFSPLGLKTIEETTSLQQIVKRNSRDPDSVYVSFSCSGK, via the coding sequence ATGTTTCCACAGCTGCCGAAGTCGATCAATCACCTCATTCCGAAGTTGGTCGGGCCGCTACGGGACGTCCCAGCGGTTCGTGGCCTGTTGAGCGGCCTGATCATCAACGAGTTCAGCTACTCGACGACGCTCCGGCCGCGCCCGCTGTCGTTGATGAGCGACTACACGAGCTGGGAGAGTCTCACCGACCGCAGCTACTCCGGTCGCCACCTCCCCCCGGCCAGCGATGAGACGATGGCCGCGCTACCGCCACTGGCCGACGTCGTCGCGCTGTTTCGTCGGGACGAGGAGATCAAGTCCACCGACACCAGCGTCATGTTCATGTTCTTCGCCCAGTGGTTCGTGGACAGCTTTCTGGCCACCGACATGGTGGACTTCCGCCGCAATCACTCCAACCACGAGATCGACCTCTGCGAGATCTACGGTCTCTCGCCCAGCCAGACCGACCTGCTCCGGGCCCACGAAGGCGGTCGGCTGAAGAGTCAGCTGATCGATGGCGAGGAGTACCCGCAGTTCTACTTCCAGCCGCGCGATCCCGGCGCAGCGCTCGCGGTGAAGCCGGAGTTCATCGGACTATTCGACGAGAACTTCGTCCTGAACGTCATCCTGGGTGACGCGCCGGATGACCGCAAGGACTCCTTCTTCGCCGTCGGCCTGGCCCACGGTAACTCGACCATCGGCAACACCATCATGAACATCGTCTGGCTGCGCGAGCACAACCGCCTGGCCGGACTACTCGCCGCCGAATACCCGGAGTGGGACGACGAGCGGGTCTTCCAAACCGCTCGCAACGTGACCATCGTGCTGCTGCTCAAGATCGTGGTCGAGGAGTACATCAAGCACATCGGCCCCTGGGACGTGCCGGTGGAGATGGTCAATCTGATCGCCGACGGCGAGCGGTGGAACCGAACCAACTGGGCCGCGGTGGAGTTCAACATCCTCTATCGCTGGCACATGCTGGTCCCGGACGCGATCGGTTCCGGGCCGGACGAGATCGGGCCGGACGCCGTCCGCAACAACAACCCTCTGGTGATCTCAGAAGGAATCGAAGCGTTGATGCGGCACTGCTCCAATGTGCTGGCCGGCAAGATCGGGCTCTTCAACACGCCTACTTTCCTGGTTGATCGTCACGGTGACTCCCCCTCGATCGAGGAGCGCACGGTCCAGCTGGGTCGCCAGGCGCGGCTGCGTTCCTACAACGAATATCGGGTGGCTTACGGCTACAAGGCGATGTCCAGCTACTCCGAACTCACCCACGACAAGGTGGTCCAGCAGCGGTTGGAGGCGCTCTACGGCGACATCGACAACCTGGAGTGGTACGTCGGGATCTTCGCCGAGGGGTATCCCGACTACATGATGATGGGTGAGCTGCTCACCTCGATGGTCGCCAACGACGCCTTCACCCAGGCCCTGACGAATCCGCTGCTGGCCCGGCACGTCTACTCGCCGCAGACCTTCTCCCCCCTTGGGTTGAAGACCATCGAGGAGACGACGAGCCTGCAGCAGATCGTCAAGCGCAACTCCAGGGATCCCGACAGCGTCTACGTCAGCTTCAGCTGCTCGGGCAAGTAG
- a CDS encoding methyl-accepting chemotaxis protein translates to MSEVRRRPTSVVMSSIAGRLVAAFLVVTMATVAVGLVGLHELAALNAKAKGIYAAGAVPAEAVRGLEGTWFHYTTDLTQSGLTAVLPAAEIAAVTADSKVQIKKLTDDIASVQKMPLTPAASAAVTTLASDVANYLKDITLLPQALASGDRGQTSSLLAETQEIQNGIPAILASAATAQLNGAKAQAKAAESAYTRARTLIIVLMILGFGVGVAIALLTARSLIRPIRRTEAVLQRLAAGDLTGRVQTRGHDELARMGESLNTSLESVAEVVRLINTSAGDLADASDNLTGVASSISESADVAAGKAASVARSSEEVSANVATVATGADEMSVSIREIAVNASQAATVAADAMAVAETATQTISKLGDSSVEIGNVIKVITSIAAQTNLLALNATIEAARAGEAGKGFAVVASEVKELAQETARATDDIGQRVSAIQADTAGAVEAIERISEVIGHVHGFQITIASAVEEQNATTDEMGRNVGQAAVTSASIADGISAVAAATQTASDGARRSGEAATELAGMSAQLRGVISRFTA, encoded by the coding sequence ATGAGTGAAGTTCGGCGCCGGCCAACGTCGGTCGTGATGTCCAGCATCGCCGGTCGTCTCGTCGCGGCCTTCCTGGTGGTGACGATGGCGACCGTGGCCGTCGGACTCGTCGGGTTGCACGAGCTTGCCGCACTGAACGCAAAGGCCAAGGGCATCTATGCCGCCGGCGCGGTTCCAGCCGAGGCGGTCCGGGGTCTGGAAGGCACCTGGTTCCACTACACCACCGACTTGACGCAGAGTGGCCTCACTGCGGTGCTACCGGCGGCCGAGATCGCGGCCGTCACCGCCGACAGCAAGGTTCAGATCAAGAAGCTGACCGACGACATCGCCAGCGTGCAGAAGATGCCGCTCACCCCGGCTGCCTCGGCCGCGGTCACCACACTGGCCAGCGACGTCGCGAATTACCTGAAGGACATCACGCTGCTGCCGCAGGCCCTGGCCTCGGGTGACCGTGGCCAGACGAGCTCACTGCTGGCCGAGACCCAGGAGATCCAGAATGGGATTCCGGCCATTCTGGCCTCGGCGGCGACCGCTCAGCTCAACGGCGCCAAGGCCCAGGCCAAGGCGGCCGAATCCGCGTATACGCGCGCCCGCACGCTGATCATCGTGCTGATGATTCTCGGCTTCGGAGTGGGGGTGGCGATCGCGTTGCTGACCGCCCGCTCGCTGATCCGCCCGATCCGTCGCACCGAGGCGGTCCTGCAGCGTCTGGCCGCCGGTGACCTCACCGGCCGGGTCCAGACCAGGGGCCACGATGAGCTGGCCCGTATGGGTGAGTCGCTCAACACCAGCCTTGAGTCCGTGGCTGAGGTGGTCCGCCTGATCAACACCTCGGCCGGCGATCTCGCCGACGCCAGCGACAACCTCACGGGAGTTGCTTCCTCGATCTCGGAGTCGGCTGATGTAGCGGCCGGCAAGGCCGCATCCGTAGCCCGCTCCTCGGAGGAGGTGTCGGCGAATGTGGCCACTGTGGCGACCGGCGCCGACGAGATGTCGGTAAGCATCCGCGAGATCGCCGTCAACGCGAGCCAGGCCGCCACCGTCGCCGCCGATGCGATGGCCGTCGCCGAGACCGCCACCCAGACGATCTCCAAGCTCGGCGACTCCAGCGTCGAGATCGGCAATGTCATCAAGGTCATCACCTCGATCGCCGCCCAGACCAACCTGCTCGCCCTGAACGCGACGATCGAGGCGGCCCGGGCCGGGGAAGCCGGAAAGGGATTCGCGGTCGTGGCCAGCGAGGTCAAGGAGCTCGCTCAGGAGACGGCCCGCGCCACCGACGACATCGGCCAGCGCGTCTCGGCGATCCAAGCCGATACGGCCGGCGCCGTCGAGGCCATCGAACGGATCTCGGAGGTGATCGGCCACGTGCACGGCTTCCAGATCACCATCGCCAGCGCCGTCGAGGAGCAGAATGCCACCACCGATGAGATGGGGCGCAATGTCGGCCAGGCCGCTGTCACCTCGGCCTCCATCGCCGACGGCATCTCGGCCGTCGCCGCTGCGACCCAGACGGCCAGCGACGGCGCCCGGCGCTCGGGCGAGGCGGCCACCGAACTGGCCGGCATGAGTGCGCAGCTGCGCGGTGTCATCAGCCGCTTCACCGCCTGA
- a CDS encoding MarR family winged helix-turn-helix transcriptional regulator — protein sequence MPAPRSRPPESQRGPGVAFLLAQVGARAAEEFASSLSELDISPGVAGIMRLLMADAAMTQQQLALTLGTAPSRVVAYVDDLEQRGWITRTRDANDRRANIISPTADGRRAFAGIATTARRHEQRITGSLSDDEAATLRELLTRIAASLDLTEGVHPGYRAE from the coding sequence ATGCCCGCTCCCCGATCTCGTCCGCCCGAGAGCCAGCGTGGTCCCGGCGTCGCCTTTCTGCTGGCTCAGGTCGGCGCCCGGGCCGCCGAGGAGTTCGCCAGCTCGCTCAGCGAGCTCGACATCAGCCCGGGTGTCGCCGGCATCATGCGGCTGCTCATGGCCGATGCCGCGATGACTCAGCAGCAATTGGCGCTGACCCTCGGAACCGCACCGAGCCGCGTCGTGGCCTATGTCGACGACCTCGAGCAGCGCGGCTGGATCACCCGCACCCGTGACGCCAATGATCGGCGGGCCAACATCATTTCACCGACCGCCGATGGGCGCCGGGCGTTCGCCGGTATAGCCACCACTGCGCGCCGCCACGAGCAGCGCATCACCGGCAGCCTCTCCGACGATGAGGCGGCAACCCTCCGGGAATTGTTGACCCGTATCGCCGCCAGCCTCGATCTGACCGAGGGTGTGCACCCCGGATACCGCGCCGAATAG
- the lysA gene encoding diaminopimelate decarboxylase, whose product MSGRPDSPDILGLFSEGAAIDPQRGLTIGAVSLDDVARRYGTPAYVVDEGALRARVRRFSEALSGQWSNSQVVFASKSFPCVAAYRLMAEEGIGVDVAGPGEFAAALRGGVPAASLVVHGNAKTQAEIDTAVEAGAGLIVVDNHDDIDRLERAASDRQDVLVRVLPDVRADTYEAVATGAKGSKFGLPPEQARLAIKRIRASTNLNLAGVHTHIGSQIMDLEPFTEAVRVLADLGEFDTYDLGGGLGVRYTYSDDPPEVEEWIGALADAARRYLPAASRLLIEPGRSLVARSGLTLYRIVGIKRGERTIVAVDGGMADNLEVSLYGQRFEAALVDRVAGAAGEEVDLVGRHCESGDRISSGVRLHHPAVGDLIAVPATGAYCYTMANNYNGAMRAPVVFCADGDARAVVRRETLEDYFARDQS is encoded by the coding sequence GTGTCTGGCCGGCCAGACTCCCCGGACATCCTCGGACTCTTCTCCGAGGGTGCGGCAATCGATCCGCAGCGCGGGCTGACGATCGGCGCAGTGTCGCTCGACGACGTCGCACGGCGCTACGGCACCCCGGCTTATGTCGTTGACGAGGGCGCGCTGCGAGCTCGTGTTCGTCGATTCTCCGAAGCGCTGAGCGGGCAGTGGAGTAACTCGCAGGTCGTCTTCGCCTCGAAGTCCTTTCCGTGCGTCGCCGCGTATCGGCTGATGGCCGAGGAGGGTATCGGGGTTGATGTGGCCGGCCCGGGTGAGTTCGCTGCGGCCCTACGAGGTGGTGTGCCGGCGGCCAGCCTCGTCGTGCACGGCAACGCCAAGACCCAGGCCGAGATCGACACGGCAGTGGAGGCCGGTGCCGGTCTGATAGTCGTCGATAACCACGACGACATCGACCGGCTGGAACGCGCGGCCAGCGACCGGCAGGACGTCCTCGTCCGTGTGCTCCCGGACGTCAGAGCCGACACCTACGAGGCGGTGGCGACCGGAGCGAAGGGATCGAAGTTCGGCCTGCCGCCGGAACAGGCCCGACTGGCGATCAAGCGCATCCGGGCCAGCACCAACCTGAATCTGGCCGGAGTGCATACGCACATCGGCAGCCAGATCATGGATCTCGAGCCATTTACCGAGGCGGTGCGTGTGCTCGCCGATCTCGGTGAGTTCGACACCTACGACCTGGGCGGCGGCCTCGGGGTTCGCTACACCTACAGCGACGACCCGCCCGAGGTCGAGGAATGGATCGGCGCGCTCGCCGACGCGGCCCGGCGCTACCTGCCGGCGGCCTCACGCCTGCTCATCGAGCCGGGGCGCAGCCTGGTCGCCCGCTCTGGGCTCACGCTGTACCGCATCGTCGGAATCAAACGTGGCGAGCGAACCATCGTCGCCGTGGACGGCGGCATGGCCGACAACCTGGAAGTCTCCCTCTACGGCCAGCGCTTCGAGGCGGCGCTCGTCGACCGGGTGGCCGGGGCTGCCGGGGAAGAGGTCGATCTGGTCGGGCGGCACTGCGAGTCCGGGGATCGCATCAGCTCCGGGGTACGACTGCACCATCCTGCGGTGGGCGACCTGATCGCCGTCCCGGCGACCGGTGCCTACTGCTACACGATGGCCAACAACTACAACGGCGCGATGCGAGCACCGGTGGTCTTCTGTGCCGACGGGGACGCCCGAGCAGTGGTGCGCCGCGAGACGCTCGAGGACTACTTCGCCCGCGATCAGTCATGA
- a CDS encoding QsdR family transcriptional regulator — protein MSSAARSTASPGGANPPGPSSARFVNLAARWILEGRRIDMQGIADELGVSRVTLFRNVGSRDVLLSEALWVITERTLQLAASQWEAERPDGALLTTGTGRNLNSLVTQSQGLRRLLDDEPALTLRVLTDPRGRVQTGVVAFIEALLRRDMAELGFVPLIEPGALAYALVRMGESFLYADVLAARQPDVELANRLQQALIEGIRP, from the coding sequence ATGTCCTCGGCCGCCCGGTCAACCGCATCGCCCGGCGGTGCCAACCCGCCAGGACCGAGTTCCGCCCGCTTCGTCAACCTGGCCGCCCGCTGGATACTCGAGGGTCGTCGTATCGACATGCAGGGAATCGCCGACGAACTCGGCGTTTCGCGAGTCACGCTCTTCCGTAACGTCGGCAGCCGTGACGTGCTGCTCAGCGAGGCGCTCTGGGTCATCACCGAACGCACCCTCCAGCTGGCGGCCAGCCAGTGGGAGGCCGAACGCCCCGACGGCGCACTGCTGACCACCGGAACCGGTCGGAATCTCAATTCGCTGGTCACCCAGTCCCAGGGGCTGCGCCGCCTGCTCGATGATGAGCCGGCGCTGACCCTTCGCGTGCTGACCGACCCCCGGGGCCGGGTGCAGACCGGTGTCGTCGCCTTCATCGAGGCACTGCTGCGCCGGGACATGGCCGAACTCGGCTTCGTCCCGCTGATCGAACCGGGGGCACTGGCCTATGCCCTCGTGCGGATGGGCGAGTCCTTTCTCTACGCGGACGTGCTCGCCGCCCGTCAGCCCGACGTGGAGCTCGCGAACCGGTTGCAGCAGGCGCTGATCGAGGGCATTCGCCCGTAA
- a CDS encoding YoaK family protein, with the protein MSETQETSTGLRILVADPKHGPLPALLLVLTIVTGAVDAVSILSLGRVFVANMTGNVVFVGFALAGAPGFSLSASLFALGGFLVGAAVGGALIGRIKSQRAALLRACVTGELLLLTAALLIAIIAGTPFTGVAVDSLAALAAVAMGLQNAVVRKLAVPDLTTTVLTMTITGLAADLRGGGHGPAVLRRLLAVAMMLIGAVAGALLVLHVGAAAGLGLAVGLLVIACAGSVLAARQPAGWN; encoded by the coding sequence GTGTCTGAAACTCAAGAGACGTCGACCGGTCTGCGGATTCTGGTCGCCGACCCGAAGCACGGCCCGCTGCCGGCGCTGCTGCTCGTGCTGACCATCGTGACGGGCGCGGTCGACGCGGTGAGCATCCTGAGTCTGGGCCGGGTCTTCGTGGCCAACATGACGGGCAACGTCGTCTTCGTCGGCTTCGCGCTGGCCGGTGCCCCCGGCTTCTCGCTCAGCGCGTCGCTATTCGCCCTCGGCGGGTTCCTGGTCGGTGCCGCGGTGGGCGGCGCTCTGATCGGGCGGATCAAGTCACAGCGGGCCGCGCTGCTACGCGCCTGCGTGACCGGGGAGCTACTCCTGCTTACCGCCGCCCTGCTGATCGCGATCATCGCCGGCACGCCGTTCACCGGCGTGGCCGTGGACTCGTTGGCGGCTCTGGCCGCGGTGGCGATGGGGCTGCAGAACGCGGTGGTACGGAAGCTGGCCGTCCCCGATCTCACCACCACCGTCCTCACCATGACGATCACCGGGCTGGCCGCGGATCTGCGCGGCGGCGGCCACGGTCCGGCCGTCCTGCGGCGCCTGCTGGCGGTGGCGATGATGCTCATCGGGGCGGTCGCCGGTGCGCTGCTGGTGCTACATGTGGGTGCGGCCGCCGGGCTCGGATTGGCGGTCGGGCTGCTGGTGATCGCCTGTGCCGGCAGTGTGTTGGCGGCGCGGCAGCCGGCCGGGTGGAACTGA
- a CDS encoding HAD family acid phosphatase — protein MGLAAVLVAAGGGVAYSAVAQPAIHTFTPRSADQITNIDVLRQQIRNYYGDPLGTGTFAADSNYAREASRVAADGTRYLNYAHSHKTKAIVLDVDDTSLATWNYEIASNWAYNPTSNATFVNGQLFPAVPGMVAMATSAAKHGYAIFFLTGRPAAQEAVTLGNLTADGIGVDAGYPAPTTLNDGEDGLFTKPAVADYPDYLKKACADDPNGSCTTIHYKSATRAHIESLGYDIVANFGDQYSDLTGGSADRTFKLPNPNYYLP, from the coding sequence GTGGGGCTGGCTGCGGTGTTGGTCGCCGCCGGGGGAGGCGTCGCGTACAGCGCGGTCGCCCAGCCGGCGATCCACACCTTCACCCCGCGCTCGGCCGACCAGATCACCAACATCGACGTCCTCCGGCAGCAGATTCGCAACTACTACGGAGATCCACTCGGCACCGGAACCTTCGCCGCCGACAGCAACTACGCCAGGGAGGCCAGCCGGGTCGCGGCCGACGGCACCCGCTACCTGAACTATGCGCATTCCCATAAAACCAAGGCGATCGTGCTGGATGTGGACGACACATCACTAGCCACCTGGAACTATGAGATCGCCAGCAACTGGGCCTACAACCCCACCAGCAACGCCACCTTCGTCAACGGCCAGCTCTTTCCGGCCGTCCCCGGAATGGTGGCGATGGCGACCTCGGCGGCCAAGCACGGCTACGCGATCTTCTTCCTGACCGGCCGCCCGGCGGCGCAGGAGGCGGTGACACTGGGCAACCTGACCGCCGACGGTATCGGTGTCGACGCCGGCTACCCGGCCCCGACGACACTCAATGACGGTGAGGACGGCCTCTTCACCAAGCCCGCCGTGGCCGACTACCCGGACTACCTCAAGAAGGCCTGCGCCGACGACCCGAACGGATCCTGCACGACGATCCACTACAAGTCCGCGACCAGGGCACATATCGAGTCGCTCGGGTACGACATCGTCGCCAACTTCGGAGATCAGTACAGCGACTTGACCGGCGGCAGCGCCGACCGCACGTTCAAGTTGCCGAACCCGAACTACTACCTGCCGTAG
- a CDS encoding APC family permease: MTDVQSTESPRGGGLQRTVGYYGLMFVSLGSIIGSGWLLSALTASETAGPASIISWMIAVVILTVLALVYAELGATYPVAGGTGRFPYFSHGPLAGFVAGWTSWLQAVMIAPIEILGAIAYANSLASVQKHFNMINETGSNKGLLNERGLVVAAIAMVIFTAMNLAGAKFMAESNAIVVIWKTAIPVLTIIVIASLSFHIGNFHAGGSFMPFGIHGVFAALPLGVVFALQGFEQAVQLAGEARDPKRDLSRAIITAMAIGGGIYILLQVVFIGAVNPADVADGWLNPLGGNAATDQGAWHTLALAVGATWLAAMIVIDGVVSPSGTGIVYVGTSARLSYALGEEREMPSALAQTNRRGVPVVSILLAFVVGVAAFGPFPSWNKLVNVVTGATAIMYAFAPVSLAALKKRDPHRHRTYQMPYSNVLTPAAFCSASLLLYWGGFQTMWKIDCAILVGLMLFGIGISVAGTDALSMLRPAAWLGPWLLGMTIIGSIGRYTGEHNGVSSHTHLAEWWDLVVVIGFSLLIFYWAVNSAMTQEKVIAAIERDKRQLDDPEQLTVSA, encoded by the coding sequence ATGACCGATGTTCAGAGCACTGAGAGTCCTCGAGGCGGTGGGCTGCAGCGAACTGTCGGCTACTACGGACTGATGTTCGTCTCGCTCGGCTCGATCATCGGGTCGGGCTGGCTGCTGAGTGCCCTCACCGCCTCAGAGACGGCCGGGCCGGCGTCGATCATCTCGTGGATGATCGCCGTGGTGATTCTGACGGTGCTGGCACTCGTCTACGCCGAGCTCGGCGCGACCTACCCGGTCGCCGGCGGAACAGGTCGCTTCCCCTACTTCTCCCACGGTCCGCTGGCCGGCTTCGTCGCCGGCTGGACATCGTGGCTGCAGGCGGTGATGATCGCGCCGATCGAGATTCTCGGTGCGATCGCCTACGCCAACAGCCTGGCCTCGGTGCAGAAGCACTTCAATATGATCAATGAGACGGGCTCGAACAAGGGTCTGCTCAACGAACGCGGCCTGGTGGTGGCCGCCATCGCAATGGTGATCTTCACGGCCATGAACCTGGCCGGTGCGAAGTTCATGGCCGAGAGCAACGCCATCGTCGTCATCTGGAAGACGGCGATCCCGGTCCTCACCATCATCGTCATCGCCTCACTCTCTTTCCACATAGGGAATTTCCACGCTGGCGGCAGCTTCATGCCCTTCGGTATTCACGGTGTCTTCGCCGCGCTCCCACTGGGTGTCGTCTTCGCCCTGCAGGGCTTTGAACAGGCGGTGCAGCTGGCCGGGGAGGCGCGCGACCCCAAGCGTGATCTCTCCCGGGCGATCATCACCGCGATGGCCATCGGAGGTGGAATCTATATACTTTTACAGGTCGTCTTCATCGGGGCGGTCAACCCGGCCGACGTGGCCGACGGGTGGCTCAACCCTCTCGGCGGAAATGCGGCCACCGACCAGGGTGCCTGGCACACCTTGGCGCTCGCCGTCGGCGCCACCTGGCTGGCCGCCATGATCGTCATCGACGGCGTCGTCTCCCCGTCGGGAACCGGAATCGTCTACGTCGGAACCTCGGCCCGCCTCTCCTACGCCTTGGGCGAGGAGCGGGAGATGCCGAGCGCGCTCGCCCAGACCAACCGTCGGGGAGTGCCGGTCGTCTCGATCCTGCTGGCCTTCGTGGTCGGCGTCGCGGCCTTTGGCCCCTTCCCTTCCTGGAACAAGCTGGTCAACGTCGTCACCGGGGCGACCGCCATCATGTACGCCTTCGCCCCGGTCTCGTTGGCGGCGCTGAAGAAGCGTGACCCGCACCGTCATCGCACGTACCAGATGCCTTACTCCAACGTGCTGACTCCGGCCGCCTTCTGCTCGGCCAGTCTGCTGCTCTACTGGGGCGGGTTCCAGACCATGTGGAAGATCGATTGCGCCATCCTCGTCGGATTGATGCTCTTCGGCATCGGTATATCGGTTGCCGGCACCGACGCGCTGAGCATGCTGCGGCCGGCAGCGTGGCTCGGCCCGTGGCTGCTCGGCATGACAATAATCGGCAGCATTGGCCGCTACACCGGTGAACACAACGGTGTCAGCTCGCATACCCACCTCGCCGAGTGGTGGGACCTGGTCGTCGTCATCGGGTTCAGTCTGCTGATCTTCTACTGGGCGGTGAACTCCGCCATGACACAGGAGAAAGTGATCGCCGCCATCGAGCGGGACAAGCGCCAGCTCGATGACCCGGAGCAGCTCACGGTTTCGGCCTAG
- a CDS encoding DUF6457 domain-containing protein produces MTSDDWLARVAADLGVEPLAKTDDLLDLTREIAHSLERRFGPLTLFLLGQAVAAGGDRDVLVARLRAMLPAG; encoded by the coding sequence ATGACCAGCGATGATTGGCTGGCCCGGGTCGCCGCCGACCTCGGTGTCGAACCCCTCGCGAAGACCGATGATCTTCTCGACCTGACCCGAGAGATAGCGCACTCACTCGAGCGGCGGTTCGGCCCGCTCACCCTCTTCCTGCTGGGTCAAGCGGTAGCCGCCGGCGGTGACCGCGACGTTCTCGTCGCCCGGCTGCGAGCGATGCTGCCCGCCGGCTAG